In Labrus mixtus chromosome 3, fLabMix1.1, whole genome shotgun sequence, a single window of DNA contains:
- the LOC132971991 gene encoding LOW QUALITY PROTEIN: tetratricopeptide repeat protein 14-like (The sequence of the model RefSeq protein was modified relative to this genomic sequence to represent the inferred CDS: deleted 1 base in 1 codon), producing MIQVSTCPSPEPYAVMPPVELFMEASFEERRVMLYRDLEKGDIVVGRINNIREYGFFLTLLCTAGGLKRDIEDLELSALCHIREIPSTVSHDDPLSYYHIGDFIRAAVKDIDRYQEKVTVSLHQASLSSKMKHVKLGVIPREELPTHYRYANKGSIMKAITDFELALMNCPDHRNAKKYLCQTLVERGKQ from the exons ATGATTCAAGTTTCTACCTGTCCTTCCCCAGAGCCCTATGCTGTGATGCCACCGGTGGAGTTATTCATGGAGGCGTCTTTTGAGGAGAGGCGAGTCATGCTGTACAGGGATTTGGAAAAAGGAGATATTGTGGTGGGCAGGATCAACAACATTAGAGAATACGGCTTCTTTCTGACATTGCTCTGCACGGCAGGagggctgaagagagacatcGAAGACTTGGAGTTGTCG GCTCTCTGTCACATCAGAGAAATTCCCTCCACTGTAAGCCATGATGATCCTTTGTCCTACTACCACATTGGGGACTTCATCAGAG CTGCAGTGAAAGATATCGATCGTTACCAGGAGAAAGTCACAGTCTCCCTCCACCAGGCGTCTCTTTCTTCCAAAATGAAGCACGTCAAACTGGGTGTCATT CCCCGGGAGGAGCTGCCCACACACTACAG gTATGCTAACAAAGGCAGCATCATGAAGGCGATTACTGACTTTGAATTGGCCCTGATGAACTGTCCAGATCACCGCAACGCCAAGAAGTACCTCTGCCAGACACTGGtggagagaggaaaacaataa
- the LOC132972080 gene encoding G2/M phase-specific E3 ubiquitin-protein ligase-like, protein MTARITIDCGWSANQMESRLLLLFRGRIVRQTGQKFSFTYLQCVQGSRVLFVPDTPAEGWTVEEVLKLAGHGALYMLSHQEYPQRVQDSVANETSVLNKTGDFSPEEREMTCLDKESQLSEQTQPHVCGPSEEVDLKTILTLFRQDNVDQNVETHIEVRRGDLLHCALREVRRPGFSFRTTPTISFVGEETHSHEGALGEFFRLTLLELQQTSLFEGLPGRLFFTYDLSALEDRKYYDAGVLVGWSLTQGGPGPDCLHPSLYQLMCGQNPSLEDFSWKDIVDVEAQNRLQQLQSCRDVNVLIPSLCDWLSSCGIPEIQSAHTDEVTDIYSRVVKHYIYHRVSSMISQFTEGLNSCSGLWDMIQSRWEVFKPVMTGAHQHPLTLEEFKQLFTVCYSPPDSPLRAAEEAAAAHWETALALISDRQADFSLEELLFFITGAEHQPPLGSPKLISLRFYPEEGSMSGVHRPHTSTCALELLLPTGVAGAADVLLLLGRAMLKALGFTCVQEEEEGEGENSSTDVMTDL, encoded by the exons ATGACCGCTCGCATCACTATCGACTGTGGCTGGTCGGCCAATCAGATGGAGAGTCGGCTGCTGTTGCTCTTCCGAGGGCGGATTGTAAGACAGACGGGACAAAAGTTCTCCTTCACATATTTACAG TGTGTGCAGGGCTCCAGGGTGCTGTTTGTCCCGGACACCCCTGCAGAAGGCTGGACAGTAGAAGAGGTGCTGAAGTTGGCAGGACATGGTGCTCTGTACATGCTCAGCCACCAGGAATACCCACAG agagTACAGGACTCTGTAGCCAATGAGACTTCTGTGTTGAACAA GACAGGTGACTTTagcccagaggagagagaaatgacGTGCCTGGATAAAGAAAGTCAGCTGTCAGAGCAGACCCAGCCACATGTTTGTGGCCCCTCAGAGGAGGTTGACCTGAAAACCATCCTGACGCTGTTCCGTCAGGACAATGTGGATCAAAATGTAGAAACTCACATCGAGGTGAGGAGGGGAGACCTCCTCCACTGTGCTCTGAGGGAAGTGAGAAGACCTGGCTTTTCCTTCAGGACGACACCAACCATCTCCTTCGTTGGGGAGGAGACTCACAGTCATGAGGGAGCCCTCGGGGAGTTCTTCAg ACTGACCTTGCTGGAGTTGCAGCAAACGTCTTTGTTTGAAGGCCTCCCTGGGCGTCTGTTCTTCACCTATGATCTCTCAGCTCTAGAAGACAGGAAGTACTATGACGCAGGTGTTCTGGTCGGCTGGTCTCTGACTCAGGGCGGACCTGGACCTGATTGTCTACACCCTTCTCTTTACCAG CTGATGTGTGGCCAGAATCCATCTTTAGAAGACTTCAGCTGGAAGGACATTGTTGACGTTGAAGCACaaaacagactgcagcag cTGCAGAGTTGCAGAGATGTCAACGTGCTGATTCCCAGTCTTTGCGACTGGTTGTCCAGCTGTGGGATCCCTGAAATCCAGTCAGCCCATACTGATGAAGTAACAGATATCTATAGTCGTGTAGTGAAACATTACATCTACCACAG GGTGTCCAGTATGATCTCCCAGTTCACTGAGGGGCTGAACAGCTGTAGTGGATTGTGGGATATGATACAGTCCCGCTGGGAGGTGTTTAAACCAGTAATGACAGGAGCTCATCAGCATCCTCTGACCCTGGAAGAGTTCAAACAGCTTTTCACCGTCTGCTACAGTCCTCCAGACAGCCCACTGAGGGCGGCTGAGGAGGCAGCAGCTGCTCACTGGGAAACAGCCCTCGCCTTGATCAGCG ATAGACAGGCAGATTTTTCCCTTGAAGaactcctcttcttcatcactgGAGCTGAACATCAGCCTCCTCTTGGGTCACCCAAATTGATCTCCTTGCGCTTTTACCCTGAG GAGGGGAGCATGTCAGGTGTGCACCGGccccacacctccacctgtgcTCTGGAGCTCTTGCTGCCAACAGGAGTGGCCGGGGCTGCAGATGTTTTGCTGCTACTGGGTAGAGCCATGCTCAAGGCCCTGGGCTTTACGTGTgtccaggaagaggaagagggagaaggagagaacaGCAGTACAGATGTGATGACAGATTTATGA